One Peterkaempfera bronchialis DNA window includes the following coding sequences:
- a CDS encoding TetR/AcrR family transcriptional regulator — protein sequence MILETAMRLFQERGYDKTTMRAIATEAGVSVGNAYYYFASKEHLIQGFYDRMTHEHAAAARAALAGRTDFAERLDVALTSWLDCAAPYHEFAAQFFRNAADPDSPLSPFSDESHPARATSVALFREVLLGSDLAPKLDAELAELLPDILWLHQMAIVLFWVFDRTPDTTRSRQFVKRCTPMVARVVNLSRYRLFRPLVRDAKRLIQDFIVPSLGRTPPPGG from the coding sequence CTGATCCTGGAGACGGCCATGCGGCTCTTCCAGGAGCGCGGGTACGACAAGACGACCATGCGGGCCATCGCCACCGAGGCCGGGGTCTCGGTCGGCAATGCGTACTACTACTTCGCGTCCAAGGAGCACCTGATCCAGGGCTTCTACGACCGGATGACCCATGAGCACGCCGCAGCCGCCCGCGCCGCCCTGGCCGGCCGCACCGACTTCGCCGAGCGGCTGGACGTGGCGCTCACCAGCTGGCTGGACTGCGCGGCGCCGTACCACGAGTTCGCCGCCCAGTTCTTCCGCAACGCGGCCGACCCCGACAGCCCGCTGAGCCCCTTCTCCGACGAGTCCCACCCGGCGCGCGCCACCTCGGTCGCGCTCTTCCGCGAGGTGCTGCTCGGCTCCGATCTGGCGCCCAAGCTGGACGCCGAACTGGCCGAACTGCTGCCGGACATCCTCTGGCTGCACCAGATGGCGATCGTGCTCTTCTGGGTCTTCGACCGGACACCGGACACCACCCGCAGCCGCCAGTTCGTCAAGCGGTGCACGCCAATGGTCGCCCGGGTCGTCAACCTCTCCCGCTACCGGCTCTTCCGCCCCCTGGTGCGGGACGCCAAGCGGCTGATCCAAGACTTCATCGTGCCCAGCCTCGGCAGGACCCCCCCGCCCGGCGGCTGA
- a CDS encoding class I SAM-dependent methyltransferase yields the protein MPEGWEWDDTLFLGSAPYYRRGRLPYAPGLAEVLAEALALDGRGRLIDVGCGPGILALGLAHLFSEIVGVDPDSGMLAEAGHRAEEAGVTRKTRWVRLRAEELPAGLGTFTVATFGQSFHWMDRDLVAATVKDMLRPAGALVHISDLKTETRDVADLPHPAVPYAAIQDLVRQYLGPVRRAGRGVLPNGTPGGEAAVLGRAGFAGPQRYVVPGGRPLERTCGDVVAWVFSTSSSAPHLFGRRRGDFEADLGHLLRETSPSGRFSERQPSTEVFVWRKPPAPTGNPPRGPLPEEVNSPPW from the coding sequence ATGCCCGAGGGCTGGGAGTGGGACGACACGCTGTTTCTGGGCTCGGCTCCCTACTACCGACGGGGGCGGCTCCCCTACGCACCCGGACTCGCGGAGGTACTCGCCGAGGCCCTGGCGCTCGACGGCCGGGGACGTCTGATCGATGTGGGCTGCGGGCCCGGCATCCTCGCTCTGGGCTTGGCGCACCTGTTCAGCGAGATCGTCGGCGTGGACCCGGACAGCGGGATGCTCGCCGAAGCCGGCCACCGGGCCGAAGAGGCAGGCGTGACCCGGAAGACGAGGTGGGTCCGGCTCCGCGCCGAGGAACTGCCCGCAGGTCTCGGGACGTTCACCGTCGCGACCTTCGGCCAGTCCTTCCACTGGATGGACCGCGATCTGGTGGCGGCAACCGTCAAGGACATGCTCCGGCCGGCGGGTGCCCTGGTACACATCTCGGACCTGAAGACGGAGACGCGAGACGTCGCCGATCTCCCGCATCCGGCGGTTCCCTATGCCGCCATCCAGGATCTGGTCCGGCAGTACCTGGGACCGGTCCGACGAGCAGGCCGCGGGGTCCTGCCGAACGGAACGCCGGGCGGCGAGGCCGCTGTACTCGGCCGGGCAGGCTTTGCGGGCCCGCAGCGGTATGTCGTCCCCGGGGGCCGGCCGCTGGAACGCACCTGCGGTGACGTGGTGGCGTGGGTGTTCTCCACCTCCTCCTCTGCGCCACACCTCTTCGGCAGGCGACGCGGCGACTTCGAGGCAGACCTCGGACACCTACTGCGGGAGACCTCGCCCTCGGGCCGCTTCTCCGAACGCCAGCCGAGCACCGAGGTCTTCGTCTGGCGCAAGCCTCCCGCACCGACCGGCAATCCACCCCGTGGTCCGCTCCCCGAAGAGGTCAACAGCCCTCCCTGGTAG
- a CDS encoding RsiG family protein, giving the protein MDEHSGPDSAAGGKAPLVPGPGVDPQSGYAPTALGLDELRALRRSAQEDEADLSYLRRLLQGRIDILRAELARRSGGERHPAPAENLVDRLPEILADGPTRFRSARHLTLGTPRGERYGDEADELMGDVQLADLSAHGDAELAAALERLSRHEREVSHRRQALQRTVDGCSAEITRRYREGEARVEDLLAGG; this is encoded by the coding sequence ATGGACGAGCACAGCGGGCCCGACAGCGCGGCCGGCGGCAAGGCGCCCCTGGTGCCCGGCCCGGGGGTGGATCCGCAGAGCGGGTACGCGCCGACCGCCCTGGGGCTGGACGAGCTGCGCGCACTGCGCCGCAGCGCCCAGGAGGACGAGGCGGACCTCTCCTATCTGCGCCGGCTGCTCCAGGGCCGGATCGACATCCTGCGGGCCGAGCTGGCCCGCCGCTCGGGCGGGGAGCGGCATCCGGCCCCGGCGGAGAACCTGGTCGACCGGCTGCCGGAGATCCTGGCGGACGGCCCGACGCGGTTCCGCAGCGCCCGCCACCTCACGCTCGGCACCCCGCGCGGCGAGCGCTACGGCGACGAGGCGGACGAGCTGATGGGCGATGTGCAGCTGGCCGACCTGTCGGCGCACGGCGACGCCGAGTTGGCGGCGGCGCTGGAGCGGCTCTCCCGCCATGAGCGGGAGGTCTCGCACCGTCGGCAGGCGCTCCAGCGCACGGTGGACGGGTGCAGCGCGGAGATCACCCGCCGCTACCGCGAGGGCGAGGCCCGGGTGGAGGACCTGCTGGCGGGGGGCTGA
- a CDS encoding Na+/H+ antiporter: MDQLTLLFVVLLASILSVPVGSRLKLPPPVLMTVLGIVLALLPFVPEVHLEPELILPLVLPPLLYAAAQRTSWRQFRANARPILLLAVALVLVTTAVVAAVFRHLAPGVPIAAAVALGALISPPDPVAATAVAGSVGLPRRLVSVLEGEGLFNDVTALVIYGVAIGAVVSGSFSAPGALGRLVLSAVIALAVGWLLGWGSARLMGLLGDATLQVGLSLLVPFAAYVVADELGGSGVLAVLVCALHLGEHASGEDDVTYRLTGTAFWEVVELLVTGMAFGLIGLELRIVMASVGGHWRGMLDDAAAIVAVVVLVRLIWLLPAAWLSRHLDRDRDTREDEPVTWRETVVMWWSGMRGVASVALALAIPRTVDGGGAFPERDRILFVAFCTVLFTLLVQGLTLPFLVRLLGIGADTDAEERTERELWHRATRAGLDRLRELIADEELPEEMVERLRRRQRDRLVRALPETYDESQRIAARERLAYARRFREVEQEMLSASRREMQAARSEPGADPELVDRILRRLDLRSAGR, encoded by the coding sequence ATGGACCAGCTCACCCTGCTGTTCGTCGTGCTGCTGGCCAGCATCCTGTCGGTGCCGGTGGGCAGCAGGCTGAAGCTGCCGCCGCCGGTCCTGATGACCGTGCTGGGCATCGTGCTGGCGCTGCTGCCCTTCGTCCCCGAGGTCCACCTCGAACCCGAGCTGATCCTGCCGCTGGTGCTGCCGCCGCTGCTGTACGCCGCCGCACAGCGCACCTCCTGGCGCCAGTTCCGGGCCAACGCCCGCCCGATTCTGCTGCTCGCCGTGGCGCTGGTGCTGGTCACCACCGCCGTGGTGGCGGCGGTGTTCCGGCACCTGGCCCCCGGGGTGCCGATCGCTGCGGCGGTGGCGCTGGGTGCCCTGATCTCGCCGCCCGACCCGGTCGCGGCCACCGCCGTGGCCGGCAGCGTCGGCCTGCCCCGCCGCCTGGTCTCGGTGCTGGAGGGCGAGGGGCTCTTCAACGACGTCACCGCGCTGGTGATCTACGGAGTCGCGATCGGCGCCGTCGTCTCCGGCTCCTTCTCCGCGCCCGGGGCGCTGGGGCGGCTGGTGCTCTCCGCCGTGATCGCGCTCGCCGTCGGCTGGCTCCTCGGCTGGGGGAGCGCCCGGCTGATGGGCCTGCTCGGCGACGCCACCCTGCAGGTGGGGCTCTCCCTGCTGGTGCCCTTCGCCGCCTATGTGGTCGCCGACGAACTGGGCGGCTCCGGCGTCCTCGCCGTCCTGGTCTGCGCCCTGCACCTGGGCGAGCACGCAAGCGGCGAGGACGATGTCACCTACCGCCTCACCGGCACCGCCTTCTGGGAGGTCGTCGAACTGCTGGTGACCGGCATGGCCTTCGGCCTGATCGGTCTGGAGTTGCGCATCGTGATGGCCTCGGTCGGCGGCCACTGGCGCGGGATGCTCGACGACGCGGCGGCGATCGTGGCCGTGGTGGTACTGGTCCGGCTGATCTGGCTGCTCCCCGCCGCCTGGCTCTCCCGCCACCTGGACCGCGACCGCGACACCCGGGAGGACGAGCCGGTCACCTGGCGGGAGACGGTGGTGATGTGGTGGTCCGGTATGCGCGGCGTCGCCTCGGTGGCCCTCGCCCTGGCGATCCCCCGCACCGTCGATGGCGGCGGCGCCTTCCCGGAGCGCGACCGCATCCTCTTCGTCGCCTTCTGCACCGTCCTCTTCACCCTGCTGGTGCAGGGCCTCACCCTGCCGTTCCTGGTCCGCCTCCTCGGCATCGGCGCCGACACCGACGCCGAGGAGCGGACCGAGCGGGAGCTGTGGCACCGGGCCACCAGGGCCGGGCTGGACCGGCTCAGAGAGCTGATCGCCGACGAGGAGCTGCCCGAGGAGATGGTGGAGCGACTCCGCCGCCGCCAGCGTGACCGGCTGGTCCGGGCGCTGCCCGAGACCTACGACGAGAGCCAGCGCATCGCCGCCCGGGAGCGGCTGGCGTACGCCCGCCGGTTCCGCGAGGTGGAGCAGGAGATGCTCTCGGCCTCCCGGCGGGAGATGCAGGCCGCCCGCAGCGAGCCCGGCGCCGACCCGGAACTGGTCGACCGGATCCTGCGGCGGCTCGACCTGCGCAGCGCCGGCCGCTGA
- a CDS encoding thiol-disulfide oxidoreductase DCC family protein, whose translation MPPDPAGPVAVPGARPAYPTHRAHPAHRAAAPPVRLLTVLHDPACPLCRHLSGWLRRQRQLVPLEFVAVASAEARARFPGVDHDAALGEITVVADTGEVWTGHHAFVTCLWALADHRPLAHRLSTPAGLPLARAAAFAAAKYRAATRGKAVPGVEGAPGPASRPRSDPGDRPGPGEWPGPGCDGGVCRVPG comes from the coding sequence ATGCCCCCCGACCCCGCCGGACCGGTCGCCGTACCCGGAGCGCGCCCGGCGTACCCGACGCACCGAGCGCACCCGGCGCACCGGGCCGCTGCTCCCCCGGTCCGTCTGCTCACCGTGCTGCACGACCCGGCCTGCCCGCTCTGCCGCCACCTCAGCGGCTGGCTGCGCCGCCAGCGCCAACTGGTGCCGCTGGAGTTCGTCGCCGTGGCGTCGGCCGAGGCCCGGGCGCGCTTCCCCGGCGTGGACCACGACGCGGCGCTGGGCGAGATCACCGTCGTCGCCGACACCGGAGAGGTGTGGACCGGCCACCACGCCTTCGTCACCTGCCTGTGGGCGCTGGCGGACCACCGCCCGCTCGCCCACCGGCTGAGTACCCCGGCCGGGCTGCCGCTCGCCCGCGCCGCCGCGTTCGCCGCCGCCAAGTACCGGGCGGCGACCCGGGGGAAGGCCGTACCGGGCGTCGAGGGGGCGCCCGGTCCGGCCTCCCGCCCCCGATCCGACCCCGGGGACCGGCCCGGCCCCGGGGAGTGGCCCGGCCCCGGCTGCGACGGCGGGGTCTGCCGAGTGCCCGGCTAG
- a CDS encoding lysophospholipid acyltransferase family protein, translated as MLHTTVRLVLVPLARLVYRPVIEGRENVPRSGPVILAANHLSFIDSVVIPLVAPRPVAFLAKAEYFQGRGVKGWLTRRFFTAIDAVPVERGTHRAAQASLEAARDVLARGGAFGIYPEGTRSRDGRLYRGRTGVAWLALTSGAPVVPVAVLGTDRIQPVGTRLPRIRRVTVRFGTPLHFAQPSSGTQRAAQARRVATDQVMDAIHALSGQERTADYNDLSAAA; from the coding sequence GTGCTGCACACGACCGTACGTCTGGTGCTCGTCCCGCTGGCCCGGCTCGTCTACCGGCCCGTGATCGAAGGCCGGGAGAACGTCCCGCGCAGCGGGCCGGTCATCCTGGCCGCCAACCACCTCTCCTTCATCGACAGCGTGGTCATCCCGCTGGTGGCACCCCGGCCGGTGGCCTTCCTGGCCAAGGCGGAGTACTTCCAGGGCCGGGGCGTCAAGGGATGGCTGACGCGGCGGTTCTTCACCGCCATCGACGCCGTGCCGGTGGAGCGCGGCACCCACCGCGCCGCCCAGGCGTCGCTGGAGGCCGCGCGCGACGTCCTGGCCCGGGGCGGCGCGTTCGGCATCTACCCCGAAGGCACCCGGTCCCGCGACGGCCGCCTCTACCGGGGCCGTACCGGCGTGGCCTGGCTCGCGCTGACCTCCGGAGCACCCGTCGTCCCGGTGGCCGTCCTCGGCACCGACCGCATCCAGCCGGTCGGCACCCGGCTGCCCAGGATCCGCCGGGTCACGGTGCGGTTCGGCACCCCGCTGCACTTCGCCCAGCCGTCGTCCGGCACACAGCGGGCGGCGCAGGCCCGCCGGGTCGCCACCGACCAGGTCATGGACGCCATCCACGCCCTCTCCGGCCAGGAGCGCACCGCCGACTACAACGACCTGTCCGCAGCAGCCTGA
- a CDS encoding isochorismatase family protein, whose translation MENALIVIDVQESFRQRPLWQAVSDPGIADQVGRLVAAARDRGELVVWVLHTDPGSGSAFDPASGHVRLMDGLEPREGEPLITKTSRNAFTTTNLQQLLTTRGIRRLTVCGIQTEQCCETTARLAADLGFDVVFAVDATATFPIPHRDAPQDRTVAELLADPRTLGTADIIARTEYALAGRFAAIATVAELTEPVAAHPGG comes from the coding sequence ATGGAGAACGCACTCATCGTCATCGACGTCCAGGAGTCCTTCCGGCAGCGGCCGCTCTGGCAGGCAGTCTCCGACCCCGGCATCGCGGATCAGGTGGGCCGCCTGGTGGCCGCTGCCCGCGACCGGGGCGAGCTGGTGGTCTGGGTCCTGCACACCGATCCGGGCAGCGGCTCCGCCTTCGACCCCGCCTCCGGGCACGTCCGGCTGATGGACGGGCTGGAGCCGCGCGAGGGCGAGCCGCTGATCACCAAGACCTCCCGCAACGCCTTCACCACCACCAACCTCCAGCAACTGCTCACCACCCGGGGCATCCGCCGGCTGACCGTCTGCGGCATCCAGACCGAGCAGTGCTGCGAGACCACCGCCCGGCTGGCCGCCGACCTCGGCTTCGACGTCGTCTTCGCCGTCGACGCCACCGCGACCTTCCCCATCCCGCACCGCGACGCCCCGCAGGACCGCACGGTGGCCGAGCTGCTGGCCGACCCGCGAACCCTGGGGACCGCCGACATCATCGCCCGCACCGAGTACGCCCTGGCCGGCCGCTTCGCCGCCATCGCCACCGTGGCCGAGCTGACCGAACCCGTCGCGGCCCACCCCGGAGGCTGA
- a CDS encoding beta/alpha barrel domain-containing protein, giving the protein MRGHDHFHGPVHQRRCREPQRFTADDRTLADYDALMAELNGHPVAYLHLRGPAPASPGGTPDFDAIARYRRRFDGPLIANHGFDRESGNAVIEAGTADAVSSATHFIANPDLVSRFALGRDLATGDPATYYTGAAGGYVDYPVSGWRDSAAQGVGEAAAARDQSSCS; this is encoded by the coding sequence ATGCGGGGCCACGACCACTTCCACGGCCCCGTCCACCAGCGCCGGTGCCGCGAACCGCAGCGCTTCACCGCCGACGATCGGACGTTGGCCGACTACGACGCACTCATGGCGGAGCTCAACGGCCACCCCGTGGCCTATCTGCACCTGCGCGGCCCGGCACCCGCCTCACCGGGCGGCACCCCCGACTTCGACGCCATCGCCCGCTATCGGCGGCGCTTCGACGGCCCGCTGATCGCGAACCACGGCTTCGACCGCGAGTCCGGGAACGCCGTCATCGAGGCGGGCACCGCCGACGCCGTGTCGTCCGCCACCCACTTCATCGCCAACCCCGACCTGGTCAGCCGATTCGCCCTGGGCCGCGACCTGGCCACCGGGGACCCCGCCACGTACTACACCGGTGCGGCCGGCGGCTATGTCGACTACCCCGTGAGCGGCTGGCGGGACAGCGCGGCGCAGGGCGTCGGAGAGGCGGCAGCCGCCCGGGACCAGTCGTCCTGCTCGTAG
- a CDS encoding TetR/AcrR family transcriptional regulator has translation MTDADGDLRARLLDCALAMVDEGGVPALTLRAIARRAGVSHSAPLRHFPSRAALLSAVAAEGYRELVRRREQALLHLGPQVPATDRLYAAARMYVDFAVERRGLFELMSRPDLLVPADPLLRRTSRPVFEALVDLVAQSQAEGWRPDVDTRLLAASVWSAVHGFTQLWLMGALTRAAGADRLEDALDVALRTLGLDRMPQPLPQPLPQPLPQPLPLPQPEEQ, from the coding sequence ATGACCGATGCGGACGGCGACCTCCGGGCACGCCTGCTGGACTGCGCCCTGGCCATGGTCGACGAGGGCGGCGTACCGGCCCTCACCCTGCGCGCCATCGCCCGCCGGGCCGGGGTCTCCCACAGCGCGCCGCTGCGCCACTTCCCCAGCCGGGCGGCCCTGCTCTCCGCCGTGGCCGCCGAGGGCTACCGCGAACTCGTCCGGCGCCGGGAGCAGGCACTGCTGCACCTCGGACCGCAGGTCCCCGCCACCGACCGGCTGTATGCCGCCGCCCGGATGTACGTCGACTTCGCGGTGGAGCGGCGGGGGCTCTTCGAGCTGATGTCCCGCCCCGATCTGCTGGTACCGGCCGACCCGCTGCTGCGCCGTACCAGCCGCCCGGTCTTCGAGGCGCTGGTGGACCTGGTCGCGCAGAGCCAGGCCGAGGGGTGGCGGCCCGACGTGGACACCCGGCTGCTGGCCGCCTCCGTCTGGTCCGCCGTGCACGGCTTCACCCAGCTGTGGCTGATGGGCGCCCTCACCCGGGCCGCCGGCGCGGACCGCCTGGAGGACGCCCTGGACGTCGCCCTCCGGACGCTCGGCCTGGACCGGATGCCGCAGCCGCTTCCCCAGCCGCTCCCGCAGCCGCTTCCCCAGCCGCTCCCGCTCCCGCAGCCCGAGGAGCAGTGA
- a CDS encoding GlxA family transcriptional regulator, translated as MTLVVLLLVPGLHLLDLAGPAQVFSTAADLGLGYRLHYTAEQEDVPTAQGLPVRASLDWPELTPDDLLIVPGWRAPTLHGHGPLDPATLRRLTEHHAAGGTVASVCAGADALGRAGLLDGRRCTTHHHVQDELARRHPAAHVVRDVLYVEDDRVITSAGIASGIDLALHLIAVRHGPGAAARIARAMVVYARRNGDEQQASAMLRHRAHLSDAVHRVQDLIDTRFADRLSLADLAAAAGVSERTLTRRFTDATGLTPLRYQQLLRTERADHLIGRGATVEAAARAVGFQDARMLRRLRARN; from the coding sequence GTGACCCTCGTCGTCCTTCTGCTCGTCCCCGGCCTGCATCTGCTGGACCTCGCCGGGCCCGCCCAGGTGTTCTCCACCGCAGCGGACCTCGGCCTCGGCTACCGGCTGCACTACACGGCCGAGCAGGAGGACGTCCCCACCGCCCAGGGACTGCCGGTACGGGCCTCGCTCGACTGGCCCGAACTCACCCCCGACGACCTCCTCATCGTCCCCGGCTGGCGGGCCCCCACCCTGCACGGCCACGGCCCACTGGACCCCGCCACCCTGCGCCGCCTCACCGAGCACCATGCGGCGGGCGGCACCGTCGCCAGCGTCTGCGCCGGCGCCGACGCCCTCGGCCGGGCCGGACTGCTCGACGGGCGCCGCTGCACCACCCACCACCATGTGCAGGACGAACTCGCCCGCCGCCACCCCGCCGCCCATGTGGTCCGCGATGTGCTCTATGTCGAGGACGACCGCGTCATCACCTCCGCCGGCATCGCCAGCGGCATCGACCTGGCCCTCCATCTGATCGCCGTACGGCACGGACCCGGCGCCGCCGCCCGCATCGCCCGGGCCATGGTGGTCTACGCCCGCCGCAACGGCGACGAGCAGCAGGCCAGCGCCATGCTCCGGCACCGCGCCCACCTCAGCGACGCCGTCCACCGCGTCCAGGACCTCATCGACACCCGGTTCGCCGACCGCCTCTCCCTCGCCGACCTGGCCGCCGCCGCCGGCGTCAGCGAACGCACCCTCACCCGGCGCTTCACCGACGCCACCGGGCTGACCCCGCTCCGCTACCAGCAACTGCTGCGCACCGAGCGCGCCGACCACCTCATCGGCCGGGGCGCCACCGTCGAGGCCGCCGCCCGCGCGGTCGGCTTCCAGGACGCCCGCATGCTGCGCCGCCTTCGCGCCCGCAACTGA
- a CDS encoding alpha/beta fold hydrolase — translation MPEFVLVAGAWLGSWAWDEVVPELRAAGHGAHPVTLSGLGDRRGVPAGQQTHVRDIVEEVERRDLREVVLVGHSYSGIPVGQAAERIGDRLARVVFVDSNVPADGESFASAWWQGPAALEASIAENGGFWAPLTAADYDGQGLTGEQIARIVGGSTPHPGATLTEPAVLTRPLGGLPATYVKCLLDGPEPSADVAELLTNEHWRLVEMDTGHWPMFSRPGELARILHRSATQS, via the coding sequence ATGCCGGAATTCGTACTGGTCGCGGGCGCGTGGCTTGGGTCGTGGGCGTGGGACGAGGTGGTGCCGGAGTTGCGTGCGGCCGGGCATGGTGCCCATCCGGTGACGCTGTCCGGCCTCGGCGACAGACGGGGCGTACCGGCGGGGCAGCAGACCCATGTCCGGGACATCGTGGAGGAGGTGGAACGCCGCGATCTCCGTGAGGTCGTCCTCGTCGGGCACAGCTACTCGGGCATCCCGGTCGGCCAGGCTGCCGAGCGGATCGGCGACCGGCTGGCCCGCGTGGTCTTCGTCGACTCCAATGTCCCGGCCGACGGCGAGTCGTTCGCCTCCGCCTGGTGGCAGGGCCCGGCGGCGCTGGAGGCTTCGATCGCGGAGAACGGCGGCTTCTGGGCGCCGCTCACCGCAGCCGACTACGACGGCCAGGGCCTCACCGGCGAGCAGATCGCACGGATCGTGGGCGGCTCGACGCCGCACCCGGGTGCCACGCTGACCGAGCCGGCCGTGCTGACCCGCCCGCTCGGCGGGCTTCCGGCGACCTACGTCAAGTGCCTGCTCGACGGCCCCGAGCCGAGCGCCGATGTGGCCGAGCTGCTGACCAACGAGCACTGGCGGCTGGTCGAGATGGACACCGGCCACTGGCCGATGTTCTCCCGGCCAGGTGAGCTGGCACGGATCTTGCACCGGTCAGCCACGCAGTCCTGA
- a CDS encoding DinB family protein gives MPELVREVTDERDALLAFLAAQRGGLRRALLGVGEEQAAARPTAGTLSLGGLVKHVARTEQGWVSVILAGRPDPDPEGWMARWHEQFTMGPGETVAGLLARYAEVARETEEIVRALPDLEGTVSLPQAPWFPPDGTRSARWVLLHVIEETARHAGHADIVRESLDGATAFALLDAASKGKDGNA, from the coding sequence ATGCCGGAGCTGGTGCGCGAGGTCACGGATGAGCGGGACGCCCTGCTGGCGTTTCTGGCGGCGCAGCGCGGGGGGCTGCGCCGCGCGCTGCTGGGGGTGGGCGAGGAGCAGGCGGCGGCCCGGCCGACCGCCGGCACGCTCTCGCTGGGCGGCCTGGTCAAGCATGTCGCCAGGACCGAGCAGGGCTGGGTCTCGGTGATCCTGGCGGGTCGGCCGGACCCCGACCCGGAGGGGTGGATGGCGCGGTGGCACGAGCAGTTCACCATGGGCCCCGGCGAGACCGTGGCGGGTCTGCTGGCGAGGTACGCGGAGGTGGCCCGGGAGACCGAGGAGATCGTGCGCGCGCTGCCGGACCTGGAGGGCACCGTGTCGCTGCCGCAGGCGCCCTGGTTCCCGCCGGACGGCACGCGGTCCGCCCGCTGGGTGCTGCTGCATGTGATCGAGGAGACGGCTCGCCACGCGGGCCACGCGGACATCGTCCGGGAGTCGCTGGACGGCGCCACCGCCTTCGCCCTGCTGGACGCGGCGAGCAAGGGCAAGGACGGGAACGCATAG
- a CDS encoding GNAT family N-acetyltransferase: MAMQTTGSDSRPDIDIREITEDELGGWGRALDLGFMRPDAAPAPEARRAVFDPGRSLGAYDGERCVGTFRSFATELTVPGGAVVPADAISNVTVSATHRRRGLLSRMMARDLAAASERGDAVAILIAAEYRIYGRFGFGPATRCGGLEIDLTRAGGLRSVPGAEGGRIDFATMEEVRKVGPALFDRYRRTQPGAIERSEATWRLRTGDLRGSIGDWKEPFVVLHRDAADQVTGMLTYSVADVWEGKRPDCTLVVHDHLALDRATAVALWRFAFSVDWVRRVEVRDIAPDDPLPLLLDDPRAARATERSGDFMWVRVLDMTAAFGARTYGAPGRVVFAVSDPAGYAEGRWALETAPDGSGSCTRTADPADLALGVGALSSLYLGGETVSRLTAAGLVEELVPGAAVRADLTLRTPDRPWCPDMF, translated from the coding sequence ATGGCCATGCAGACAACCGGCTCGGACAGCCGGCCCGACATCGACATACGTGAGATCACCGAGGACGAGCTGGGAGGTTGGGGCCGGGCGCTGGACCTCGGGTTCATGCGACCGGACGCGGCTCCGGCGCCCGAGGCCCGGCGAGCCGTCTTCGACCCGGGCCGCTCGCTCGGGGCGTACGACGGCGAGCGGTGCGTCGGCACCTTCCGCAGCTTCGCCACGGAGCTGACGGTGCCCGGCGGCGCGGTGGTCCCGGCGGACGCGATCAGCAATGTCACCGTCTCCGCCACCCACCGGCGGCGCGGGCTGCTCAGTCGGATGATGGCCCGCGATTTGGCGGCGGCCTCGGAGCGCGGCGACGCGGTCGCGATCCTGATCGCGGCCGAGTACCGGATCTACGGGCGCTTCGGCTTCGGCCCGGCCACCCGGTGCGGCGGCCTGGAGATCGACCTGACGCGGGCGGGCGGCCTTCGGTCGGTGCCGGGCGCGGAGGGCGGCCGGATCGACTTCGCCACCATGGAGGAGGTCCGCAAGGTCGGCCCGGCGCTCTTCGACCGCTACCGCCGCACCCAGCCCGGCGCGATCGAGCGTTCGGAGGCGACATGGCGGCTGCGGACCGGTGACCTGCGCGGGTCCATCGGCGACTGGAAGGAGCCCTTTGTCGTCCTGCACCGGGACGCCGCCGACCAGGTGACCGGCATGCTCACCTACAGCGTGGCCGACGTCTGGGAGGGCAAGCGCCCCGACTGCACCCTGGTGGTCCACGACCACCTGGCGCTGGACCGGGCGACGGCCGTGGCGCTGTGGCGGTTCGCCTTCTCGGTGGACTGGGTGCGCCGGGTGGAGGTCCGGGACATCGCCCCCGACGACCCGCTGCCGCTGCTGCTGGACGACCCCCGTGCCGCCCGCGCCACCGAGCGCAGCGGCGACTTCATGTGGGTGCGGGTGCTGGACATGACGGCCGCCTTCGGCGCGCGGACCTACGGCGCGCCGGGCCGGGTCGTCTTCGCGGTGTCGGACCCGGCCGGGTACGCCGAGGGCCGCTGGGCGCTGGAGACCGCGCCCGACGGCAGCGGCAGCTGCACCCGCACCGCCGACCCGGCCGACCTGGCGCTGGGCGTGGGTGCCCTCTCCTCGCTCTACCTGGGCGGCGAGACCGTGTCCCGGCTGACTGCCGCCGGGCTGGTCGAGGAACTGGTGCCGGGGGCGGCGGTGCGGGCGGACCTGACGCTGCGGACGCCCGACCGGCCGTGGTGCCCGGACATGTTCTGA